A stretch of DNA from Serinibacter arcticus:
TGGAACCCGGTGGTCCCCGTGGCGCGTGGCGGCACGATCCAGGCCAGCACCGCGCCGTCGCGCACCACGAGGTAGCGCCCGCCGGCGTCCAGGTGCCACGGATCGGTCTCGGACAGCCGGACGAAGCCCGCCGCCCCGAGCCGCGTCGCGACCTCCTCGGCGGCGTGCAGGCTCGAGGGCGAGGCCGCGACGAGATCGACGAGGTCGTCGGCGTGGGCGCGGGCGAGGGCACGGGTGTCGAGGGGTTCCACCCTCCGATCGTAGGAGGCACCCCCGACAGCTCACCCGCCTACCATCGAAGGATGACCGAGCCCAGCACCCCCGCCGCCCCCCTCGTCATCGTCGCCAACGCCGCGGACGGCACCCTCAGCACGTTCCGCCTCGCCGACGACCGCCTCGAACGGCTCACCGTCACGGAGGGGGTGACCGGCTGCTCCGCGTTCGTCATCGACACCGACCGCGACCTCGTGCACGCCGGCGTCAAGCGCGCCGCCGACGGCGAACCCGCCGGCATCCTCACGCTCGCGATCGACCGGGCGACCGGCACGCTGACCCCCCGCTCCCACCGCGACCTCGACGGCGGCAGCCTCAACTACCTCGCCCTGACGGCCGACGGCACCGTCCTCCTGGCCGCCTCGTACGGCGGCGGCTACGGCATCACCGCCCCCGTCCTCGACGGCGAGGTCGGCGCGCCCGTCTCCCGGATCGAGTTCCCCAACCTGCACTCCGTGCTCCCCAGCCACGACGGCGCGTTCGCCTACTTCGTCTCGCTCGGCGCCGACCTCGTGGCCCAGTACGCGCTCGGGTCGGACGGCTCGCTGGCCCCGCTGACACCCGAGACGGTCGCGGCCCCGAAGGACAGCGGTCCGCGCCACCTCGTGATCAACGCGTCCGGCGACGCCGTCTACGTCCTGACCGAGTTCACCGCCGAGGTGCTCCACCTCGCGCGCGACACGGAGACCGGCACGCTCGAGCTGCGCGGAGCGGCGATCACGGCCGACCCCGCCGCCGGGCTCGGCCCGAGCAAGCTGGGCCTCGACCCGAAGACGAACCACGTCATCTGGTCCGCCGACCTGCACTGGGGCGCGGGCGAGCGCCACCTGTGGGCGTCCGAGCGCGCCGCGAGCACGCTCGGCGCGGTCGCCGTGGCGCAGGACGGGTCGCTGACCGCGCCCGCGAGCTTCACGACGACGGAGCCCCAGCCGCGCGGCTTCGCCGTCAGCCCCGACGGCGCCTACCTGGTGGCCGCGGGCGAGCGGTCGACGACCGTCTCGCTCCACGCCGTCGACGGCGACCGGCTGACCCTGCTCCAGCAGGCCGAGACCGGTAACGGGGCGAACTGGGTGCGGTTCGCCTGATGGGCGACGTCGGCACCGGGTCCGAGCCGCACCTCCCCTGGATCGTGGCGGCACCCTTCGCCGTCTCGGGCGTCGTCCACCTGGTGCGCCCCGAGGGCTTCGAGCGCATCGTGCCGACGCCCCTCCAGGCGTGGGCGCGCCCGCTCGTGATCGCCTCCGGCGTCGCGGAGCTCATGTGCGCCGCGGGACTCGTGGTGCCGACGACGCGGCGCGCGGCCGGGGTCGCGAGCGCCGCGCTGCTCCTGGCGGTGTGGCCCGCCAACGCCCAGATGAGCCTCGACCTGGGCCGCCGCGCCCGGAAGCGGCAGGACGCCGGCTCGATCGCGGCCTTCGCCGTCTCGCTCGCGAGGCTGCCGCTGCAGGTGCCCCTGATCCGGTCGGCCCTGCGGGCGCGCTGACCGTCGGCGGGGCGCCTCGGCACATCCGAGGACTTGCGCTGGCAGGGTGCGACGGCGCACGGTCGATCCCGTGATCACCTCTCCCCGCCGTCGCGCCCTCGTCGTGCCCGTGCTGCTCGCCGGTGCGCTGGCGCTGACCGCGTGCTCGTCGTCGGGCGAGGACCCCGACGCCTCCGGGGCGCCGTCGTCGTCGTCCGCGAGCCCCAGCGCCAGTCCGAGCGCGACGCCGGAGCCGAGCGAGACGACGGAGACGAGCGCCCCGCCGTCGCCGTCCGCCGAGGAGTCCTCGACGACGGCGACGCCGGAGCCCGAGTTCGCCGTCGCCCCCGCCGCGCAGCTCGACGCCGGCGTGGTGGCCGCCGGCGCCCCGGTCACGGTCCAGGGCGACGGGCCGGCCACGGTGTCGTTCGGCCGCGCGCTCGTGCGGATCGTCGCGACGCTGGACTGCTCCGGGTGCACCGGTCCGGTCTCGCTCAACGGGCCGGACCGGCTGGTCGGTGACGCGTTCGGAGCGGGGACCGGACCCTGGAGCGGCACGATGCTGGTGGACTTCCTCAGCACAGTCGGCGACCAGGTGTACGTCGAGGCCACGGGCCCGTGGACGCTCGAGCTCTTCGCGCTCGACGACCTGCCCCTGACGGAAGGCCCCACCAGCGGCACCGGTCACTCGGTCCTCGTGCTCGGGGGCGGCACGACCGGCTTCGCCTTCCACTGCCGTCCGGTCGACGGCGAGACGTGCAGGGCGAACTCCTACACGCTGACGGGCGCGGGGACCATCGCCGGCGCGAGTTCCGAGATCGAGGAGACCACCACCGTCGACGTCGAGCTTCCCGCGGTGGTCGGCATCAAGACCAACGGCGAGTGGAGCGTGACGCCGTAGCCGGAGGTCGACGGACGTCGAGCTGACGCGTCACACCGAGCGGTTCACGGCCTGGCTGCGGCGGCTGTTCCGGCGCGGCCGATCGCCCCGCGCGACGTCGAGGCACAACCGACCCCGGACCGCCGGCGTCGGTCCTGGCCCGGGCTCCGCCGTCGTGATCCACTGCGGGGATGGACGACGACGTCGCACGGGACCGCCTGCTCGCCCTCCGCGAGGAGACGCTGCGGCGCGTGGCCGGGCTGGGGACCAGCCGCGACGACGTCGTGGCCGCCGCGCTCGACTCCAACGTCGACGACGAGCACGACCCCGAGGGCGCGACCATCGCCTTCGAGCGGGAGCAGCTGAGCGCGCTCCTCACCCAGGCGCGGGGCCGGCTCGGGGAGATCGACGCCGCGCTCGTCCGGGTGGAGGCCGGGACCTACGGCGTGTGCGAGACCTGCGGCGAGCCGATCGGGGACGAGCGGCTCGAGGCGCGGCCGACGGCGTCGCGCTGCGTCCGCCACGCCTGACGGCGTCAGCCCTGCGTGACGCCCGAGATCGTGACCGTCTCGGCGGGAGCGCCGTCGGGGGCGCCGCCCGTGGCGCCCTTTGCCGCGATCTCCTGGACGACGGCCAGGCCGGCCTCGTCCATCTGGCCGAACACCGTGTACGACGGCGGGAGCTGCGTGTCCTCGTAGACGAGGAAGAACTGGGACCCGTTGGTGTTCGGGCCGGCGTTCGCCATCGCGAGCGTCCCGGCGGGGTAGGTCTCGGTGCCGTCGAGCTCGTCGGGGAAGCTGTAGCCGGGCCCGCCGCGGCCGGAGGCGGACGGGTCGCCGCACTGCAGCACGAAGATGCCCTCGGTCGTCAGGCGGTGGCACTCGGTGTCGTCGAAGTAGCCCTGGTCGGCGAGCGAGAGGAAGCTGCCCACCGTGCACGGGGTGCCGTCGGCGTCGAGCGTGATCCCGATGTCGCCGGCACTGGTGGCGATGGTCACCGGGACATCGCCCGTCGCCGTCGGCTCGGCCGGCGGCGCGTCGACGGGCTTCGCCGGCGCGGCACCGGGGGCGTAGGTGCAGGCGCCCGAGGCGGCGGCCGTGGAGCTCGACTCCGTGGGGCTCGGGGTGGTGCCGGTGTCGGCGTCGCCGGCGCAGCCGGACAGGGCGAGGACGGACAGGCCGACGAGGGCGAGGACGGGGCGCAGACGCATGGCTCCGAGGGTAGTCGAGCGTCGCGGTGGTGACCTCGCGCCCACCCGTCCCCCGTCGTGTGCCGATCGGGTGAAGACTCCCCCGTCGGCACCCGGCCACCGGGCCGACGTCGGAGGTCCTTCCTACGATGGCGGGATGAGGTCCCACCGTCGGTTCGCTCCCGCGCTCACGCCCGCGCTCACCCCTGCCCTCGCCCTGGCTCTGACGATCGGCCTGGTCGGGTGCACCCCCGAGCCCGACCCCGAGCCGGAGCCGGTGGCCGACGCGTTCGCCGCGGATCTCGTCGACGGGACGTTCGACGGCGCACCCGTCGCCGACCCCGACCTCGCCGCCGCGCAGCTCACCTCGATCCTCGGCGCCGTGGCCGAGCTGCCGCGCACCGTCACGGTGGCCTCACTGACGGAGGTCGAGAGCGACGACGCCGACGCCCCCGAGCGGCGGATCGCCGCGCTGGACTGGTCGATCGAGCTGGACGAGGGTGCGGAGCCGCTCACGTTCCGGACGACGACGACCCTCACCCTGGCCGAGGGCACCGACACCGACGCCGCCTGGTCGGTCGACTGGAGCCCGACCGTCGTCCACCCCGGGGCCACCGCCGACACCGTCGTGACGATCGACCGCACCCCGGCCGAGCGCGCCGACGTGACGGGCCGCGGGGGCAGCCGCTCGTGGTCGATCGCGACGTCTTCCGGATCGGGATCGACAAGGCCAACCTGACCGAGGACCGCTGGCAGCCCGCCGCCGAGGCCCTCGCCGCCGCGCTCGCCCTCGACGACCAGGCCGGATTCGTCCAGCGCGTCCTGAACGCCGGGCCCGCGGCCTACGCCGTCGCGATCACCATCCGCCAGACCGACGCCGAGCGCTACGGCGTTCAGGCCCTGCGGACGACCGAGGGGGTCCTCGTCCAGGAGGACTCGATCCCGCTGGCCCCGACCGCGACCTTCGCCCGGCCGATCCTCGGCAACGTCGGCGAGGCCACCGCCGAGATCGTGGAGGAGTCGGAGGGTCGGATCGAGGCCGGCGACACGGTCGGCACGTCCGGGCTGCAGCGTCTCTACGACGAGCAGCTCCGGGGCACCCCCGCCACCCGCGTGCTGCTCACGGGCGGCCCCGCCGGCGACGCGGTCCTGTACGAGAGCGAGGCCGTCCGCGGCACCGACCTGGCCCTGACGCTGGACACGGCCCTGCAGGACTACGCCGAGACACGGCTGTCGCAGGTCGAGTCCGCGAGCGCCGTCGTCGCGCTCGAGGCGTCCACCGGGAACGTGCTCGCGGCCGCGAGCGGGCCGGGCAGCGCCGGCCTGAGCACCGCGACGGTCGGCCAGTACGCGCCTGGCTCCACGTTCAAGGTCGCGACGGCGCTCGCCCTCCTCCGCGCGGGCCTCACCCCGGACTCGCCGGTCGAGTGCACACCGACCGTGGCCGTCGACGGGCGCGAGTTCCGCAACTTCCCCGGCTACCCGGAGGGGTCCGTCGGGACGATCACGCTCGCGGAGGCGATCGCGCAGTCGTGCAACACCGCGCTGATCGCCCAGCACGCGGGGCTGAGCTCGGCCGACCTCTCCGAGGCGGCCGCCAGCCTCGGGCTCGGGTCCGCGATGCCCGACGGCGCGGCGTGGCCCTTCCCCTACTTCTCCGGGACCGTCCCGACCGACGCGAGCGGCACCACGCACGCCGCCGACCTCATCGGTCAGGGCGACGTCCTCGCGTCGCCGCTCGCGATGGCGGGCGTCGCCGCGTCGGTCGCTGCCGGGCGCACCGTGACGCCGACGCTCGTCGAGGTGGCCGCCGACGCCGACGCCGCGGACGCCACGGACGACGGCGCCGCGCCGCAGCCGGTGCCGCCCGCCGTCGCGCTCACTCCCGAGGAGGCGCAGACGCTGCAGGGGCTGATGTACGGCGTCGTCGAGCGCGGTTCCTCGACGTTCCTGCAGGCGGTCCCCGGCGAGCCGGTCGGGGCGAAGTCGGGCACGGCGCAGTTCGGCTCGCAGGACCCGCCCCAGACCCACGCCTGGATGATCGCGTTCCAGGGTGACCTGGCGGTCGCCGTCCTTGTCGAGGTCGGCGACTACGGGACCGCGACGGCGGGTCCGATCCTCCAGGACGTGCTCACGTTCGCGGCCGAGAGCGGGTGGGGCGGCGCTACGACGTCGTGACATCCGTCATGTGTCGTGGTGACAGCACGCACTGCCCGGTGGGGGCCGGATCCGGTTGGCTGGACTCCTCGCCCGACCTCCGGGCGACACTCATCAGGGAGCAGCCATGACCTTCTCGATCGGCGACACCGTCCAGATCCTCACCAGCCCGGGCAACACGATGACCGGCGGCGTCGGCACCGTCGTCGCGTGGGACGAGTCGATGGGCAAGCACCTGGTGCGCATCGGCATCATCCAGAACTGGTTCGCACCCGACGAGATCGAGCTCTTCAAGCCCTGACACGGGTCGGCGGAACGCCGTCCTCCGCACCGAGCCGCACGGCAGCGCTGTCAGCGGCCGTAGCGGTCCGGCCGGCTCCAGGGCCAGTCGTGGTGGATCCAGGAGGCGACGGCGTCCGCGAGCGGTCCGTCGAGCTCGGCCCGGTCGGCCCGCACCCACGACTGGACGGAGACGTCCGTGCCGTCGCGCTCGGGCGGGTAGAGGTAGACGCAGCCGACGACGTCGTCGGTCCCCGGCTCGAGGACCGTGAAGGTGAAGCCCCTGCGTGCCGCGAAGTCCGCCGCGTGACGGGTGAGGTCCGCGAGGTTCCGCTCCGGCGTCATGCCCTCCAGCGGTGGCCAGGAGCCGTCCGGGTATCCCGGCGTCGCGCGGATGTGCTCGATGCTCGACGTCCACGCGGCGAGGTCCGCCACGTTGTGCTGCGGGCCGAGGGGTTCGAGGCGGAACTGCTCGGTGACGAGCGTGGTGGGCGGGTCGAGGTCGCCGGGGACGAACGGGCGCTCGGTCATCGGTCGACCGTAGCCCCAGCGCGCGCGATGTGCGGGTGTCGTGCACGTCGGTCCACGCCCCTCGCTCTCCCGCGCCCGCGGGCCTACCGTGGAGGGACGCGGCGTCCGGATCGCGGCAGCAGTCCTGGAAGGTCCCCGTGGTCAGCATCCTCCCCGCCCTCGAGCCGACGCTCGACGTCGCCGCTCTCGCCCCCGGTGACAGCGCACCGCCCGTGATCTTCATCCACGGGACGCGGAGCTCGGCGAGCGTCTGGGACCGCCAGGTCGCCGCGCTGGGACGCCGCGGGATCGTTGCGAGCGCCGTCGACCTCCCGGGCCACGGTGAGCGCTCGGACGAGACCTTCAGCCTCGACGGCGCGATCGCGGCGATCCGCGACGCCGTCGCCGCCTCCCCTGCCCCGCCCGTCCTCGTGGGCCACTCGCTCGGCGGGTACGCCGCACTGGCCTACGCCGGCGGCCACGAGGACCGGATCGCCGGGCTCGTGCTCTCGGGCTGCGCCACGCAGCTGCGACCGTGGGTGATGGCGACGTACCGGCACGCGTCGCACCACATCACCCGGGCGCTCCGGCTCGGCGGCGGGACCTGGAACGTGGTGACCGACATGCTCACCTCGATGGCCGCCTACTCCCCGCTGCCGGACCTGCGCCGCCTCACCGTCCCGATGTGGCTGGTCAGCGGCCGGTGGGACGTGCTGCGCTTCGACGAGCGGCGCTACCTCGCCGCCCGGACGTGGGTGGGTCATCAGGTCTTCGCGCGCGCGGGCCACGACATCCACGTCGAGATGCCCGGGCGCTACACCAGGTTCGTGATGGAGGCGCTGGCCGCGCTGCCGTCCCTGCGGGGAGCCGTGCCGGCGACCGCGTGACCTCCAGATGAGCGACTCCCCCGCCGGGGTCGAGCGGGTGCCGGCGCCGGCGCTCTTCCTGACGTCCGGCATCTCGATGTACTACGGCGCGGCGCTCGCCGTCGCGCTCTTCGCCGTCTCCAGTCCCCTCGCCGTCGGGTGGTCGCGGCTGGCCGTGGCTGCGGTCGTGCTGCTCGCGCTGACGCGGCCGTGGCAGCTGGCCTGGACGCGCCGCACCCTCGGCGCCGCCGCCCTGTTCGGGCTGGTGCTGGGTGCCATGAACCTGCTGTTCTACGTGGCGATCGACCACCTCCCGCTCGGCGCGGCGGTCGCGATCGAGTTCACCGGGCCGGTCGCCGTCGCCGTCGCCAGCGACCGCAGCGGGTGGTCGCGCCGCCGGATCGCCGCGGCGCTGCTCGCGGCGGGCGGGGTGACCACCATCAGCCTCGGCGAGGTGGAGTGGGGCACCGCGACGTCGAGCCCGACCGGGATCCTCGCCGCCCTCGGGGCCGGGGCCGCCTGGGCCGGCTACATCGTCCTCGGACGGCGGATCTCGGCGCGCGCGGTGAGCGCGCACGCGGGGGCGCCGGGCGGAGCCGCGAGCGCCGGGGCCGCGCCCACCGGTGGTCTCCGCGGCGTCGGCCCGATCCGGATCGGCCTGGCGTCGCTCGCCATCGCGATGACGACGGCGGCGCTCGCCTACGCCGTCGTCGGCCTGCCGGATGCGCGCGGGTTGGCGGACGGTTGGGGGCGCGTCGGCCTGGTGCTCGTGGTCGCGGTGCTCTCGAGCGTCGTCCCCTACGCCCTGGACCAGATCGCGATGCGGCGCCTGTCGACCAGCGCGTTCGCACTGCTCAACGCGCTGCTCCCCGCCACCGCGACGCTCGTCGGCTTCATCTCCCTGCAGCAGCTCCCGACGTGGGGAGAGGTGGTCGGCGTCGTCGCGATCAGCACAGCCGTCGCCCTGACCACGCGGGCGTCGCGGACCGGCTGAGTCCCGACCGGCCGCCAGCTCGGGCCGAGCGGCGCGGGCCGGCCCGGGCCGGCGTGCAGAATGACCGGGCGCGAACCGGCGCGCACCACGTCTCCGCGACGTGATCCGAGGAGATGGCCCGACGATGACCCTGCCCACGACCGACACGACCGTGACCTACCCCGATGGCGCGACGACGTCGGCCGGGACCGTGCTGCACGTCGAGGCCCTTCCCGGCGGACGGTCCGCCGTCCTGCTGGACACGACGGCGTTCCATCCCGTCGACACCGCCTGGCCGGACCAGCCCGCCGATCGCGGCACGCTCACGACGCCGTCGACCGGGACGCAGGCCGTCGTGGAGGCCGTGACGGGCGGCATCGCCGACGGGCGACTGCTCCTCGGCGCGGACCTGCCCGTCCGCACCGGGACCGACGGCTGGGTGTTCGTCGTCGCCCACATCCTCGAGGGCGACGTTCCGACGGTCGGTGAGGAGGCACGGATCGATGTCGACCCCGACCTTCGCCGCGAGCTGTCCGCCGGGCACACCGCGTGCCACCTCGCGGCGCTGGCGCTCGACGCCGCGCTCGCACCCGCCTGGACCAAGGAGCCGCCGGTCGACGCGCTCGGCAATCCCGCCTTCGACGCGCTCGCCATCCAGCGTTCCCGCATCGAGCCGCTCGGGTCGATCGACACCTACCGGATCGGGAAGTCGCTGCGGCGCAAGGGCTTCTCCCCCGACGGCCTCGCCGACCTCGCGGCGGTCGCCGACGCCGTGAACGCGAGGCTCGCGCAGTGGCTCGACGGCGGAGGTGCGGTCAGCGTCGAGCGTTCCGACTCCGCGTTGTCCGCCCGCCGGACGTGGGTGTGCGAGCTCGACGACGGGCGGACCGACATCCCCTGCGGCGGCACCCACGTGCGCGACCTCGCCGAGATCGGCGCGATCACCTGCTCGCTGACGCGGAGCCAGGTCGACGGCGGGGTCGAGGTGGTCATGCGGACGGTCGTCACCCCGGCTTGACCGCGGGCGGCCGGCGCGTCAGGCGAACAGCGCGAAGATGGCGTCCCAGAGCTGAACCACGGCCAGGGCGCCGATCACCAGGAACCACGCGGCGAGGACGGGCGCCTGGTAGGCCTGCAACCACCGACCGGCGCGCGCGGCGCCCGACGACGCGTCACTCGGCAGGAGGCGCAGGTTGCGCTGCGTGACCATCACGAACAGCGGGATCGTCACGGCCCACACGACCATGCAGTAGGGGCACAGCGCGCCGAGCCGGTAGAGGCTCGTGAAGATCAGGAAGTGGATGAACACCAGGGCGAGGGTCACTCCCACCTGCAGCCCCACCCAGTACCAGCGGGCCATTCGGGCCCCGGCGAGCAGCGCCGCACCGGTGGCGATCACGACGGGGAAACCCAGGACCCCGAGGAGCGGGTTGGGGAACCCGAACAGCGCACCCTGCGGCGAGCTCATCGCCTCGGTGCAGGAGACGAGGGCGTTGAACGAGCAGCTCGGCACGTAGGAGTCGTCAGCCAGGACCGCCAGCCGCTCGAGCATCAGCGCGAACGACGCGACGAGCCCGATGCTCCCCAGCACCAGCACGGCGATCGCGAACCGGCGCGGGGTCGCGCCCGACTCCGGGGCCGAGGCGGGCTCGAGGCCGGCGGCCGTGTCGGGGGTGGCGCGCTCCGCCGTCGTCATCTGATCCTCCTCGCGCAACGCGGTGCTCCCGGGATGCCGGGAGGTCGGGTTGAACTCTAACGGCGTTGCCTGGGAGAACCCCGGGGGGCGTCGATCCCTACGCCAGCGCGTCCAGCAGCTCGAGCGTGAGCGCCCACGCCTCGCTCGCCGGGTCGATGACCACGAAGTGGTCGCCGTCGACCTCCGTCAGGGTGGCGTCGGCGCCGGCCGCGGTCGCGAGCGCCACGTAGTCGCTGCTCTGGCTGAGCGGGACGATGGCGTCGCCACGCCCGTGGATGCAGCGCACGGGGACGGCGAGCGGCAGGCGGGCGGTCGGGTCGGCCAGGGCGTCCCGGTCGTCGCGAGGGCCGGACGGCTCACCCAGGAGCGAGCGCACCGCGCCGCCGCCGAGGTTCGACGCGTCGGCGGTGGCGAGGTCCAGCAGGCCGGCCTGCGAGACGGCCGCGGTGACGCGCACGGCGGGATCGGCCCAGCTCGTCCCCGTCAGCGCCGGTCGGCCCGCCGCCCACACGGCCAGGTGGCCGCCGGCGGAGTGGCCGAGCGTCACCACGGTGCGAAGGTCGAGGCCCTGCACGTCGGCGAGGGCGTCGATGCCGGCGGCAACGTCGTCGAACGTGGCCGGGTAGCCGCCCCCGTTGCCGACGCGCCGGTACTCCAGGTTCCAGGCCGTCCAGCCGTTCACGGCGAGCGACGCCGCCAGCGGCTGCCCGAGCGAGGCCTCGTACTGCGCCTGCCAGAAGCCGCCGTGGATGACCACGACCACACCCTTGGAGTCCCCGACGGGCCGGGTGAGCTCGGCGTACTGGGACGGGTCGTCGCCGTAGGTGATCCTCGTCGGCGCGGCCACGCCCTCCTCCTCGGCCGGCCTCGGCGACGCGCACGACGCCAGGCCCGCCGTTCCGAGGACGCCGGCGGCCGCCAGAAGGGTGAGCGCGCTGCGTCGGTCCACCCCTCGACCGTACCGAGTCGAGCCCACGCGCACGGCGGTCGGCTGCCGGCCCGGCGCGGCCCGGCCCGGCCCAGCCCGGTCCGGCCCGCGCTCGAGACCTTTCAGGTCCCGCAGAACGTGGTGTAGGCGCCGAAGTCCGCCGGAGCCGGCGCCGCGTAGCGCTCGAGACCGGGCCGCTCGTCGTACGGCGCCGCAACGACGTCGAGGAGGCGTCGGAGCGGTTCGAGGTCGCCGTCGACGGCGGCCGCGAGCGACTCCTCGACCAGGTGGTTCCGGGGGACGTAGACGGGATTGACCCGGTCCATCAGATCCGCGTCGGGCGTCAGGGCGCGCCAGCGCTCCACCCACCTGTCGAAGGCCGCCGCGTCCACGACCATGCCGCGGGCGGCCGCGTCGTCGCCCCGCGCCGCAGCCCCGAGGGCACGGAAGAAGACCGTGTGGTCGGCACGGCCGGCCTGCATCTGCGCCAGCAGATCCTCGGCGAGCGGCGCGAGCGCGACGTCGTCGACGGCGTCGCCCAGTCCGAGCTTGGCCCGCATGCCGGCCGACCAGGCGGCGGCGTAGCGCGGGCGGAAGGCGCCGAGCGCCGCCATGGCGATCTCGACCGCCTGCTCCTGGTCGTCGTGGAGAAGGGGGAGAAGCGCCTCGGCGAGCCGAGCGAGGTTCCACTCCGCGACGACCGGCTGGTTGCCGTACGCGTAGCGCCCGCCCTCGTCGATGGAGCTGTACACGGTCGACGGGTCGAAGGCCTCCATGAACGCGCACGGCCCGTAGTCGATCGTCTCGCCCGAGATCGTCATGTTGTCCGTGTTCATCACCCCGTGCACGAAGCCCACGAGCATCCACCGCGCGACGAGCGAGGCCTGGGCGTCGATCACCCGTTCCAGCAGCGCCACGTACGGGTTCGGCTCGCCGGCGACGTCCGGATGGTGGCGGCTGATCGCGTGGTCGGCGAGACGGCGGACCAGGTCGACGTCCCCGGTGGCGCGCGCGTACTGGAAGCTGCCCACCCTCAGATGGCTGCTCGCCACCCGGGCGAGGACGGCTCCGGGCAGGATCGTCTCGCGCCGCACCGGTCGGCCCGTCGCGACGACCGCGAGGGAGCGGGTGGTCGGGATGCCCAGCGCGTGCATCGCCCGGCTGACGATCACCTCGCGCAGCATCGGCCCGACGGCGGCGAGTCCGTCCCCGTTCCGGGCGAACGGCGTGCGGCCCGAGCCCTTGAGGTGCAGGTCGCGCCGCTCGCCGTCGACGTCGATCAGCTCACCGAGCAGCAGCGCACGGCCGTCACCGAGTCGTGGGGAGTAGCCGCCGAACTGGTGCCCGGCGTAGGCCTGCGCCACGGGAGTGGCGCCGTCGGGGACGACGGTGCCGGTCAGGAGCCCGACGCCCTCGGGGCTCCGGAGCCAGGCCGGGTCGAGGCCGAGCTCGGCGGCCAGCGCGTCGTCGAGCACCAGCAGCCGCGGGTCGGGCGCGTCCTCGGCCCGCCACGGGACGGCCATCTCGGGGAGCTCTCGGGCGAAGGCGCCCTGGAGGACGATCTGCAGTGACTGTGCGGCGCTCACCTCATCGAGAGTACGTCGACCGCTTCCAGGTTCGGCCGGGTCGATGTCGCGTGACCAGGAGCAGATCTCAGGGACGGGACGGAGCGGCACGCCCTCGACCGTCGTGAGGGACGGGCGCCCGGTGCCACACGTTGGTCGGCGGCAGCGAGCACCGCGACGTCCGACCCGGGACTACCAGGCCCCGCCGCCCCCGGTCTCCGGCGCCATGTCCACGAAGCGCGCGTAGTGACCCTGAAAGGCCACGACGATCGTGTCGGTCGGGCCGTTGCGGTGCTTGGCCACGATGAAGTCGGCCTCGCCCTTGCGGGGCGTCTCCCGGTCGTAGGCCTCGTCGCGGTGGAGCAGGATGACCATGTCCGCGTCCTGCTCGATCGAGCCCGACTCGCGAAGGTCGGAGACCTGCGGCCGCTTGTCCGTGCGCTGCTCGGCGCCACGGTTCAGCTGCGACACCGCGATGACCGGCACCTCGAGCTCCTTGGCGAGCAGCTTGATCGCACGCGAGAACTCCGAGACCTCCTGCTGACGCGACTCGACGCGCTTGCCCGAGCTCATCAGCTGGAGGTAGTCGATCACCACGAGCTTGAGGTTGTGACGCTGCTTGAGCCGGCGGCACTTGGCCCTGATCTCCATCAGCGACATGTTCGGGGAGTCGTCGATGAACACGGGAGCGTCGGAGATCGCGCTCACCGTGGAGGCGATCTTCTGCCAGTCGCGGTCGTCCATCGGGCCCTGGCGCAGCTTCTGCAGCGGCACGG
This window harbors:
- a CDS encoding metal-dependent hydrolase is translated as MTLPTTDTTVTYPDGATTSAGTVLHVEALPGGRSAVLLDTTAFHPVDTAWPDQPADRGTLTTPSTGTQAVVEAVTGGIADGRLLLGADLPVRTGTDGWVFVVAHILEGDVPTVGEEARIDVDPDLRRELSAGHTACHLAALALDAALAPAWTKEPPVDALGNPAFDALAIQRSRIEPLGSIDTYRIGKSLRRKGFSPDGLADLAAVADAVNARLAQWLDGGGAVSVERSDSALSARRTWVCELDDGRTDIPCGGTHVRDLAEIGAITCSLTRSQVDGGVEVVMRTVVTPA
- a CDS encoding vitamin K epoxide reductase family protein produces the protein MTTAERATPDTAAGLEPASAPESGATPRRFAIAVLVLGSIGLVASFALMLERLAVLADDSYVPSCSFNALVSCTEAMSSPQGALFGFPNPLLGVLGFPVVIATGAALLAGARMARWYWVGLQVGVTLALVFIHFLIFTSLYRLGALCPYCMVVWAVTIPLFVMVTQRNLRLLPSDASSGAARAGRWLQAYQAPVLAAWFLVIGALAVVQLWDAIFALFA
- a CDS encoding alpha/beta hydrolase family protein; amino-acid sequence: MDRRSALTLLAAAGVLGTAGLASCASPRPAEEEGVAAPTRITYGDDPSQYAELTRPVGDSKGVVVVIHGGFWQAQYEASLGQPLAASLAVNGWTAWNLEYRRVGNGGGYPATFDDVAAGIDALADVQGLDLRTVVTLGHSAGGHLAVWAAGRPALTGTSWADPAVRVTAAVSQAGLLDLATADASNLGGGAVRSLLGEPSGPRDDRDALADPTARLPLAVPVRCIHGRGDAIVPLSQSSDYVALATAAGADATLTEVDGDHFVVIDPASEAWALTLELLDALA
- a CDS encoding protein adenylyltransferase SelO, with the protein product MAVPWRAEDAPDPRLLVLDDALAAELGLDPAWLRSPEGVGLLTGTVVPDGATPVAQAYAGHQFGGYSPRLGDGRALLLGELIDVDGERRDLHLKGSGRTPFARNGDGLAAVGPMLREVIVSRAMHALGIPTTRSLAVVATGRPVRRETILPGAVLARVASSHLRVGSFQYARATGDVDLVRRLADHAISRHHPDVAGEPNPYVALLERVIDAQASLVARWMLVGFVHGVMNTDNMTISGETIDYGPCAFMEAFDPSTVYSSIDEGGRYAYGNQPVVAEWNLARLAEALLPLLHDDQEQAVEIAMAALGAFRPRYAAAWSAGMRAKLGLGDAVDDVALAPLAEDLLAQMQAGRADHTVFFRALGAAARGDDAAARGMVVDAAAFDRWVERWRALTPDADLMDRVNPVYVPRNHLVEESLAAAVDGDLEPLRRLLDVVAAPYDERPGLERYAAPAPADFGAYTTFCGT